The Lathyrus oleraceus cultivar Zhongwan6 chromosome 5, CAAS_Psat_ZW6_1.0, whole genome shotgun sequence genome includes the window atcagccggatgccgatactttccatcaataattctttcatctgcatgccaagtaagatgtcttgcatcggtttcactacgaaacatgcgcctaaatctcggaattatcggaaaataccataagacttttgcgggagataatcttttcttatatcgagacaaaccgcatttagagcactcagttaacattgcatattcgttacgaaacaaaatgcaatcgttaggacaagcatgtatcttatcatagctcatgccaatagagcacaacattttttttgcctcataggttcgattaggaagaacattatcatccggtagcatttctctcataagggccaacaactctgtgaaacttttatccgaccatccattgcccgcctttaagttgtacaactttaataccgcagaaagtcttgagaatttagtgcaacctttgtacaacggtttctctgcatcgcttaccatcctctcaaacatttcaggacaatcatgaagatcttcttccagtgcttctacaatctcttcaactcgatcacaatcgtatgtttccgtgtctttgtcgtatgaagcataggtcgtattactttttccactcgattcaacattctcgttaattttctcaccatgaaatatccaacactgataactttgatcaattccatgcctcagcaaatgcaatttcaatccatgtgcgtcaaccttaccaatataacaacaacgcaagcaaggataatgcattcgtctggggttttcagcgtgttgaacagcatacttaacgaattccaaaaccccactctcgtactctttggtcattcgatcggcacagatccatgttttatccatggttttcctacttattaaagtaaacaattaatccagacgaaaatacataactaaggtagtatctttgaatatcctaacaattataaagttcaattcattttaaacttcaaaaacctatacataaccaatgttaatataaacttcaataacgtatccgatacgccaaGAGGTTTGAGGGAAGTTTGAGGGaattcttttatttattttcaagtTGTTCCTAGTTGTTGCAATATGTTATGTTTTGTGTTACTATGCTCCGCAAAAGTGCAACAAGTGAAGCTAATAAGTTTAATATTATGACAGGAGGAATTGAACAAACTCATGCATATATAAGTGGGTTGCTCTTTAAACTCTATGGAGTGTTTCTTGACCACCatgaaaatttaaaaataaagATGCATATTTAGATGcacatttttcacacatttgCCATCTCAAATTGATGAGatatttttattttgttaaaaTTTAATTCGGAGATGTATCTCCCACATCTCCGTCTCCGTATAAACAATAGAATGATTTCGGAAATGCATCCTTGTAACCACTTTTAATGCAAAGGCATTTttttttggagatgcatcttcagaaCATGTCCCAACATCTACTTTAATCAGATCCTTTATTAAGTATCCATAACAACAACAATGAACCTAATCCTACATACTACAttcaaagaagaagaagaagacatcacAGTGCAAAGCAAGGAATTCGATAGTTTACCTGGTTTTCTTCTTCCTCTAGATTTCTTTATTCTTCATCTTCATGACTTTCACCTTTAACAATTTCCAAGACAATCTCTGCCTTATAGGTAGATAACTCCAATATCCACTTCTTTGCTTCAATAATGTTACCACGATGCAACACTTGAATCTTCGAACCAAACCCTTAAGGTTTGAGTTCGGATTAAGTCTCTACCTTGATTTAATTTCACTTCTCGTAACCTAGGTTTCTTAGTTTATACTTGTGATTTGGAGAGATGAGTTTGAAAGGTATTAGATGAGGGTATTAGTGGACATTTCTGATCAACTCAGCCGCCGCTGTTAGGGTTCGCTAGAGATGAGAACGAAAATAGAAgtctgaaatttaattttaattagaccttagacagcgcttttgtggaaagcgctttctaagatatgccttagacagcgctttccaaaagcgttttctaaacccccaccttagacagcgcttttggttttttttttttttaattgaaagactttaaacagcgctttctcaaaagcgctgactaaggtctatatttaaaagcgctttctaaaagcgctgtctaagggggggtcttagacagcgctttctaaaagcgctgtctaagacccccccttagacagcgctttcattatttttttagaacattttccgtgttttatttttattttaatcttagacagcgctttcttttaaaagcgctgtctaagatgcgctgttaaaaaacctttttggcgtagtgtttaTATATGCATACTTGTTTATTTATTTGAGTTTTACACTAAAATATAActatatttttaatttttatagtgattttgtttgtttgttagATTAATTCCCATATTTATCTCCAAATAAAATATTTGTCATGAAAAATAATGAGATTTACATTTTTTTTCTTCTATGCAGCCTAATATCATTTTACTAATTTGTTTCCTTtaacacaaaaatataatcatTTTATTAGTAAGAGAAATTCCAACTCTTAGGCCCTTATCATGTTACTATAAAATAATCTTATGCATAATTACCCTTAACGAACCTAAATTATTCATGCCTTTATACCTCattcaaatattttaaaaattgaaTATAAAATTAGTTAGTTGACAATGTTGCTTATAAAAAAAAAGTAGTTGACAAAGTTGTTTACTTTGAAGAAAGCACGTCGTCATCTAGGTCATTATCATTCCTAGTAATTTCAAATACGGAAATTAAAAAAATGCCACCTTCACAAAAGAACCTTCAATTCAAACTAATAAAGCATATACCCTTTTCAAATTTCATTCACACGGCATAAACACGTGGCCAAATCTATAAACTTAACCAATTTACACGACTCGCACGTGTGTCCCACACCACCTCACATTTCTCTCCTTCTCTCTCCATCATTCCGAACCAACCGTATCTAACCAGAAACTGAATagaaaaaaaaaactcaaaaaactCTCTTTTCTGTCTATCCAAAAACAAAAAAATCCACCCAAATCGTCCATAACAGAAAAAAAAAACTGAATTTTGCGAGCTAACCGTTTCATCTCAAACCTTATATTCACCAATTCCAGCTTCAATTTTTGATTCATTCTCCTTGCCATTATTAGCGTTCGGTCTCTGGTAACCATAACAATGCCGGAGATCGAACACGCGCCGGAAGTAACCGCCCTTTTTGGAAAATACGAATTGGGAAGAGTCGTTGGATGCGGCGCGTTCGCTAAAGTTCACTACGCGCGTAATATACAAACGGGACAAGGCGTAGCGGTTAAGATTATCAACAAAAAGAAACTCTCCGGTACCGGTCTCACCGGAAACGTGAAACGTGAAATCACGATCATGAGTCGTCTTCATCACCCTCACATCGTTCGTCTCCACGAAGTTTTAGCCACCAAGACGAAAATCTTCGTCATCATGGATTTCGTTCGTGGTGGTGAGCTTTTCGCGAAGATCTCAAAGGGGAGATTCAGTGAAGATCTCAGCCGTCGGTATTTTCATCAATTAATCTCCGCCGTTGGGTATTGTCACTCGCGTGGCATTTTTCATCGTGATCTTAAACCGGAGAATCTTCTGTTGGATGAGAATGGGAAATTAAAGGTTTCGGATTTCGGGTTAAGCGCGGTTACGGATCAGATCCGACCCGATGGGTTGCTTCATACACTTTGTGGGACACCTGCTTACGTGGCACCGGAGATTCTCGCTAAGAGAGGATACGACGGGGCTAAGGTTGATGTTTGGTCGTGCGgtgttgttttgtttgttcttgCTGCTGGGTATCTTCCGTTTAATGATCAGAATTTAATGGTGATGTATCGGAAAATCTATAAAGGTGAATTCCGCTGTCCGCGATGGATTTCACCGGATCTTCGGCGGTTTTTGTCAAAGTTGCTTGATACGAACCCGGAAACCCGGATCACCGTCGAGGAAATGACCCGGGATCCGTGGTTTAGAAAAGGGTACAAGGAGGTAAAGTTTCATGAAGAGGATTATGGGTCTGATCACGGGCACGGAGTTGGAATCGGATGTAAGGGTGATGGGTCGGAGGTGTTGAATTTGAATGCTTTTGATATCATATCGTTTTCTTCTGGTTTGGATTTATCTGGGTTGTTCGGAGAATTCGATGGGGCGGAGAGGTTTGTTTTGAGTGAGTCGCCGGAGAGGATAATTGAGGTGGCGGAGGAAGTTGGAGCGGCGGAGGGAATGGGTGTGAGATGGAAGAAGGAATGTGGGGTTGAGTTGGAAGGGTTGAATGGTAATTTTGGAATTGAGATTGAGGTTTACCGGTTAACGGCGGAGATGGCGATGGTTGAGGTTAGAAGGAGAGGAAATGATGCGGCGGCGTTTAGTGATTTGTGGGATGTTAAGCTTAAGCCTCAGTTGCTTTCAGGCGGTGCAACGACGTCGTATCAGCATGAAAGTGAACCTGAATCACCGGTTGTCAGTGACTGACATTAAATGGATTACAAAAATGGGGTTTATTTAAACTCAAGTTCCAAAAGTGTACAAAGTaaataaagaaaagaaaaaaaaaatgcATAGGAATGAAAAAATGTTGATGCCAAAAGATGAGGATTGGTGGAGTAGGATAAAGGATCTTGGTCGGATAGACATGGAAGATTCAATGTAGTGATTATTTTATGTAATCTTTGATTTGATGAATGTTTTCGTTGTGTAcattattaaatattaaatataaatatttaaggtttttgtttgtttgttttgttttggtCCATAATGAAGGTGTATATCATATGGTTAAGATGTGTATATTTTTAACATGGATTTGTATCATCTTACACAAATTTTCTACTAgaacatttta containing:
- the LOC127084414 gene encoding CBL-interacting serine/threonine-protein kinase 11 produces the protein MPEIEHAPEVTALFGKYELGRVVGCGAFAKVHYARNIQTGQGVAVKIINKKKLSGTGLTGNVKREITIMSRLHHPHIVRLHEVLATKTKIFVIMDFVRGGELFAKISKGRFSEDLSRRYFHQLISAVGYCHSRGIFHRDLKPENLLLDENGKLKVSDFGLSAVTDQIRPDGLLHTLCGTPAYVAPEILAKRGYDGAKVDVWSCGVVLFVLAAGYLPFNDQNLMVMYRKIYKGEFRCPRWISPDLRRFLSKLLDTNPETRITVEEMTRDPWFRKGYKEVKFHEEDYGSDHGHGVGIGCKGDGSEVLNLNAFDIISFSSGLDLSGLFGEFDGAERFVLSESPERIIEVAEEVGAAEGMGVRWKKECGVELEGLNGNFGIEIEVYRLTAEMAMVEVRRRGNDAAAFSDLWDVKLKPQLLSGGATTSYQHESEPESPVVSD